In the genome of Methanopyrus kandleri AV19, one region contains:
- a CDS encoding DNA double-strand break repair nuclease NurA → MSGELDRFLERGRVRRGRDYGRLLEDISRRRRELAEDVINVYRRVSPGRNPVLRRVLEVVAERKREVEPEHPDPEVTFGVDGGEGMREYQGVVLYVTRAAAWSEADVLSSWDFGVLSRTRTPQMRVAARRVKLESDVATRAVERGGEVVMLDGPIVPHHDLKGANEDSPNRRDYWGRILDARRTMLEVCEEEGAVVMGIVEDCKAKHLLRDVRDELGEDLPLKALPNDPVALSRELDGGPVLEVGERTHAFELPDEDYPVVREFEEATGYSIFTFYVRTTRYSPPVRVEIPEFVDPDEAAGIVLGTSIEYGGYGIPLPLVMADEFAKVGRSLVDWIEEEVLTELASDGRFDVIFTVFRRLRRESRPKRRSSAEAEREIHLRHGGEEGGA, encoded by the coding sequence TTGTCGGGGGAGCTCGACCGGTTTCTGGAGCGTGGTCGCGTAAGGCGCGGCCGGGATTACGGCCGGCTGCTGGAGGATATCTCGCGGCGTCGGCGGGAGCTGGCGGAGGACGTGATCAACGTGTACCGGCGGGTCTCTCCCGGCAGGAACCCGGTGTTACGCCGCGTGCTGGAGGTCGTGGCGGAGCGTAAGCGGGAGGTGGAGCCGGAACACCCGGATCCCGAGGTCACGTTCGGTGTGGACGGCGGAGAGGGGATGCGTGAGTACCAGGGCGTCGTGCTCTACGTGACGCGGGCGGCGGCCTGGTCGGAGGCGGACGTGCTCTCCTCGTGGGACTTCGGCGTCCTCTCCAGGACGAGGACACCGCAGATGAGGGTGGCGGCGAGGCGCGTGAAGCTGGAGTCCGACGTAGCGACCAGGGCGGTGGAGCGCGGTGGAGAGGTCGTGATGCTGGACGGCCCGATCGTGCCACATCACGATCTGAAGGGTGCGAACGAGGACAGCCCGAACCGTCGGGATTACTGGGGTCGAATCCTGGACGCTCGCCGGACGATGCTGGAGGTGTGTGAGGAGGAGGGCGCCGTCGTGATGGGTATCGTGGAGGACTGTAAGGCGAAGCACCTGCTCAGGGACGTGCGGGACGAGTTGGGGGAGGACCTCCCGCTTAAGGCCCTTCCGAACGATCCCGTGGCCCTCTCCCGTGAGCTCGACGGGGGCCCGGTCCTGGAGGTCGGCGAGCGCACGCACGCGTTCGAGCTCCCGGACGAGGACTACCCTGTGGTGCGCGAGTTCGAGGAGGCCACCGGTTACTCCATCTTCACGTTCTACGTGCGGACCACGAGGTACTCCCCGCCCGTTCGGGTTGAGATCCCGGAGTTCGTGGACCCGGACGAGGCGGCCGGTATCGTCCTGGGAACCTCGATCGAGTACGGGGGGTACGGGATCCCGCTCCCCCTGGTCATGGCCGACGAGTTCGCGAAGGTGGGTAGGTCGCTGGTGGACTGGATAGAGGAGGAGGTTCTGACGGAGCTGGCGTCGGACGGGCGGTTCGACGTGATCTTCACGGTGTTCCGCAGGCTTCGGCGGGAGTCACGTCCCAAGCGCAGGTCGAGCGCGGAGGCGGAGCGGGAGATCCACCTGAGGCACGGGGGTGAGGAGGGTGGAGCGTAA
- a CDS encoding class III signal peptide-containing protein, whose translation MGARTFGQVSVEFVLLSIIVLTAAFIAGRYMGPEYEWYCVKKAVSDAVAKTREQVAVGVTYRVGDQEVEISGNLSVVRCQVNDDRIEYELKYSGDNPAGVVDLLRRNVLLQVYVALYGRPKSVSEISNPVKGSWANYQVEVSGGESIKVVVERTKE comes from the coding sequence ATGGGCGCGCGCACGTTCGGTCAGGTGTCGGTGGAGTTCGTACTGTTGTCCATCATCGTGCTGACTGCGGCGTTCATCGCGGGCCGGTACATGGGGCCCGAGTACGAGTGGTACTGCGTGAAGAAGGCTGTGAGCGATGCCGTCGCGAAGACCCGGGAGCAGGTGGCTGTGGGCGTCACCTATCGGGTAGGAGATCAGGAGGTAGAGATCTCGGGAAACCTGTCGGTGGTGAGGTGCCAGGTGAACGATGACAGGATCGAATACGAGCTCAAGTACTCCGGAGATAATCCCGCGGGCGTCGTGGATCTGCTGAGGCGTAACGTGTTGCTGCAGGTTTACGTGGCGCTGTACGGGCGGCCGAAGTCGGTCAGCGAGATCTCGAACCCCGTGAAGGGGTCGTGGGCGAACTATCAGGTGGAAGTCAGCGGAGGCGAGTCGATCAAGGTGGTCGTGGAGAGGACTAAGGAGTAA
- a CDS encoding ATP-binding protein — MERKVVGYVYESPSVREFTFVVSRDAEDVGVGDYVVVREPDSDGRELLGRVEDVRRDVHEGIKGEIAKASMVSGRPVPELDWTVVARVEVLGALEDGRLRDPRMPARPTDAVYRLPESELEELFSKGEVFLGRLKDSRARVFLGLNELITLHCAVLGMTGSGKSYTVGVLIEEMARHDIPVVVIDPHGEYTSLREPSHDRERLERWGLEPEGLDDVEVFAPPHSEGVKDYPITIDTTKLEVDDFEVLAPELSKRKAAPQVLEEVVKELQRRYRETGEKYSLEDVVEELDAQAKRARASGDVVQYQAARAVLRDLRPLLRYGIFDMAESPDLRRHVRPGRVLVLNLRGVPDRAQQIVVTHFLRRLFELRQRDEIPPVFVVLEEAHNFAPAGEERSSSKTALSVVRDFAREGRKFLAGLCVVSQRPGRVDTTVLSQCNTMIVLRTANPDDLENIRKSGEGITREALERIKGLPTGTAFVTGSAIRIPAFVDVRPRMTRHGGETPDVREIVERWKEDDAEEDLDLGI; from the coding sequence GTGGAGCGTAAGGTCGTCGGGTACGTCTACGAGAGCCCGTCCGTGCGTGAGTTCACGTTCGTGGTGAGCCGGGACGCGGAGGACGTCGGTGTGGGAGATTACGTGGTCGTGCGGGAGCCGGACTCGGACGGTCGGGAGCTCCTGGGCCGCGTGGAGGACGTGCGTCGGGACGTGCACGAGGGGATCAAGGGCGAGATCGCCAAGGCCTCGATGGTGAGCGGGCGGCCCGTGCCCGAGCTGGACTGGACTGTCGTGGCCCGTGTCGAGGTGCTGGGGGCGCTCGAGGACGGGCGGCTCCGTGATCCCAGGATGCCCGCGAGGCCCACGGACGCAGTCTACCGGCTGCCGGAGTCCGAGCTGGAGGAGCTGTTCTCGAAGGGCGAGGTGTTCCTTGGGCGCCTGAAGGACTCCCGGGCGCGGGTGTTCCTGGGCCTGAACGAGCTGATCACGCTCCACTGCGCCGTGCTCGGGATGACGGGTAGCGGTAAGAGCTACACCGTGGGCGTGTTGATCGAGGAGATGGCCCGACACGACATCCCGGTCGTGGTGATCGATCCACACGGGGAGTACACCAGCCTGCGCGAGCCCTCGCACGACCGGGAGCGACTGGAGCGGTGGGGGCTGGAGCCGGAGGGGCTGGACGACGTCGAGGTCTTCGCGCCCCCGCACTCGGAGGGCGTGAAGGATTACCCGATCACGATCGACACGACCAAGCTCGAGGTGGACGACTTCGAGGTGTTGGCCCCGGAGCTGTCGAAGCGAAAGGCGGCGCCGCAGGTGCTGGAGGAGGTCGTGAAAGAGCTGCAGCGCAGGTACCGGGAGACAGGCGAGAAGTACTCGCTCGAGGACGTGGTCGAGGAGCTCGACGCACAGGCGAAGCGTGCCAGGGCGAGCGGGGACGTGGTGCAGTACCAGGCGGCGAGGGCGGTCCTGAGGGACCTGCGCCCGCTGCTCAGGTACGGGATCTTCGACATGGCCGAGTCGCCGGACCTGAGGCGGCACGTGCGTCCGGGTCGCGTGCTGGTCCTGAACCTGCGCGGGGTCCCGGACAGGGCGCAGCAGATCGTGGTCACGCACTTCCTGAGGCGGTTGTTCGAGCTCCGGCAGCGGGACGAGATCCCGCCCGTGTTCGTCGTCCTGGAGGAGGCCCACAACTTCGCCCCGGCGGGTGAGGAGCGGTCCTCCTCCAAGACCGCGCTCTCCGTCGTCCGAGACTTCGCGCGGGAGGGACGGAAGTTCCTGGCTGGACTGTGCGTCGTGAGTCAGCGGCCGGGCCGCGTGGACACGACCGTGCTCTCCCAGTGTAACACCATGATCGTGCTCCGTACGGCCAACCCGGACGACCTGGAGAACATCCGGAAGAGCGGTGAGGGGATCACCAGGGAAGCTCTCGAACGGATCAAGGGGTTGCCCACCGGCACGGCGTTCGTGACGGGTAGCGCGATCCGGATCCCGGCGTTCGTGGACGTCAGACCCAGGATGACCCGTCACGGCGGCGAGACGCCGGACGTCCGCGAGATCGTGGAGCGGTGGAAGGAGGACGATGCGGAGGAGGACCTGGACCTGGGGATCTGA